The genomic stretch ATGCCGCGCCCGCGCGTCTCGGCGGTGGAGGCGTGGACGATCATGCTCAGTGCGTCGACCGGCTCGTTGTTGACCAGGATGCTCATCTTGACCAGGTCGCCCTCGCGGTGGCCGATCTGTTCATAGTCGAAGCTGGCATAGCCGCGGCTGATGCTCTTCAGCCGGTCATAGAAATCGAACACGACTTCGTTGAGCGGCAGTTCGTACGTGATCTGCGCGCGCCCGCCGACATAGGTCAGGTCCTTCTGGATGCCGCGCCGGTCCTGGCACAGCTTCAGGATGCTGCCCAGATATTCGTCGGGGACATAGACCACGGCCTTGATCCACGGCTCCTCGATGCTCTCGATCCGGTTGGGATCGGGCATGTCGGCGGGGTTGTGCAGCTCGATCTCGCGCCCCGCGGCCTCGCCCGCCGCCTTGGTCAGCTTGATCTTGTACACCACCGACGGCGCCGTGGTGATCAGGTCGAGGTCATATTCGCGCGTCAGCCGCTCCTGGATGATCTCCAGGTGGAGCAGCCCCAGGAACCCGCAGCGGAAGCCGAAACCGAGCGCGGCGCTGGTCTCCATCTCGAACGAGAAGCTGGCATCGTTGAGCCGCAGGCGGGAGATGCTTTCGCGCAGTTTCTCGAAATCGGCGGCGTCGACCGGGAACAGGCCGCAGAACACCACGGGCTGGACTTCCTTGAAGCCCTCCAGCGCCTGGAGCGCGGGGCGCTTGGCATCGGTCAGCGTGTCGCCGACGCGGGCCTGGGCGACTTCCTTGATCTGCGCGGTGATGAAGCCGATCTCGCCGGGGCCGAGGTCGGGGAGCTGCTCGATCTTGGGCCGGAACGCGCCGACGCGGTCGATCAGGTGCGTGGTGCCGGCGGCCATGAACTTGATCTGCTGGCCCTTTTTGATCATGCCGTCGATCACGCGGACCAGGATGACGACGCCCAGATAGGGGTCGTACCAGCTATCGACCAGCATCGCCTTCAGCGGCGCGTCGGGATCGCCCTTGGGCGCCGGGATGCGCTCGACGATCGCGTCGAGGATCTCGTCGATGCCGATGCCCGATTTGGCGCTGGCGAGGACGGCGTTGGAGGCATCGATGCCGATGATCTCCTCGATCTCGTGGCGGACTTTCTCGGGTTCGGCGCTGGGCAGGTCGATCTTGTTGATGACCGGGATGATCTCATGGTCATGCTCGATCGACTGATAGACATTGGCGAGCGTCTGCGCCTCGACCCCCTGCGCCGCGTCGACGACGAGGAGCGCGCCCTCGCACGCGGCCAGGCTCCGGCTGACTTCATAGGCGAAGTCGACATGCCCCGGCGTGTCCATCAGGTTGAGGACATGCCCCTTCCACTC from Sphingomonas hengshuiensis encodes the following:
- the lepA gene encoding translation elongation factor 4 — its product is MATELSRIRNFSIIAHIDHGKSTLADRLIQRTGGLTEREMSAQVLDNMDIEKERGITIKAQTVRLEWKGHVLNLMDTPGHVDFAYEVSRSLAACEGALLVVDAAQGVEAQTLANVYQSIEHDHEIIPVINKIDLPSAEPEKVRHEIEEIIGIDASNAVLASAKSGIGIDEILDAIVERIPAPKGDPDAPLKAMLVDSWYDPYLGVVILVRVIDGMIKKGQQIKFMAAGTTHLIDRVGAFRPKIEQLPDLGPGEIGFITAQIKEVAQARVGDTLTDAKRPALQALEGFKEVQPVVFCGLFPVDAADFEKLRESISRLRLNDASFSFEMETSAALGFGFRCGFLGLLHLEIIQERLTREYDLDLITTAPSVVYKIKLTKAAGEAAGREIELHNPADMPDPNRIESIEEPWIKAVVYVPDEYLGSILKLCQDRRGIQKDLTYVGGRAQITYELPLNEVVFDFYDRLKSISRGYASFDYEQIGHREGDLVKMSILVNNEPVDALSMIVHASTAETRGRGMCERLKDLIPRHLFKIPIQAAIGGKVIARETIAALRKDVTAKCYGGDASRKRKLLDKQKEGKKRMREYGSVQIPQEAFIAALRMGEE